A window of the Pogona vitticeps strain Pit_001003342236 chromosome 4, PviZW2.1, whole genome shotgun sequence genome harbors these coding sequences:
- the NEURL2 gene encoding neuralized-like protein 2 has translation MAGVCHPPTRFHRIHGANVRLDPAGTQATRVDSFANGLCFSHEPLAPGQVFLVEIEEKELGWCGHLRVGLTAHEPGSLDVVPEYSLPDLVNLGESWVFAITRNHNRVTAGDRAAADARGFLSDPYLHIEQVKIPRDKLVGRSRPGRYSHLLDDLYKTNVLPATARKSRIGVLYALQPDGTADMHIVINGEDMGPSAKGLPASRPLYAVVDVFASTKSVRIIQVEYGLPSLQTLCRLAIQKHIVHRLAIDGLNLPPPLKNLCKYE, from the exons atggCTGGGGTGTGCCATCCCCCCACTCGGTTCCATCGCATCCATGGGGCTAACGTCCGCCTGGACCCCGCTGGCACCCAGGCGACCAGGGTGGACAGCTTTGCCAACGGGCTGTGCTTTAGCCACGAGCCGCTGGCGCCTGGGCAGGTCTTCCTGGTGGAGATTGAGGAGAAGGAGCTGGGGTGGTGCGGCCACCTCAGGGTCGGGCTGACGGCCCACGAGCCTGGCAGCCTGGACGTGGTGCCCGAGTACTCTCTGCCAGACCTGGTCAACCTGGGAGAGAGCTGGGTGTTTGCCATTACCCGCAACCACAACCGAGTCACAGCAGGGGACCGGGCGGCCGCCGACGCGCGCGGCTTCCTCTCCGACCCCTATCTGCACATCGAACAAGTCAAGATTCCCCGGGACAAGCTGGTGGGCCGGAGCAGGCCGGGTCGGTACAGCCACCTCCTGGACGACCTGTACAAGACAAACGTGCTCCCGGCCACGGCCCGGAAAAGCCGGATTGGGGTGCTGTACGCGCTGCAGCCAGACGGGACAGCTGACATGCACATTGTCATCAATGGGGAGGACATGGGCCCCAGCGCCAAGGGCCTTCCTGCCTCTCGCCCCCTCTACGCCGTGGTTGATGTCTTTGCCTCCACCAAGAGTGTGCGAATCATCCAAGTGGAATATGGAC ttcCCTCCCTGCAGACCCTCTGCCGACTGGCCATCCAGAAACACATCGTCCACCGGTTGGCCATTGATGGGCTCAACCTCCCCCCACCGCTGAAGAACCTCTGCAAATATGAATGA